TGTGTCCACCAAACCGGTCAGAGGAACGGTGATGTTGGCAAGAATGTTGTAAGCGGTAAGTTTATAAAATTTAGATTTCAATCAGCTCAATTTGTCCATCACGCAAGACGCCGTAATATCACCGGTGACATTGATCGTAGTTCTGCACATATCCAAAAAGCGATCCACACCGAGGATAATTCCGATTCCTTCCGTGGGAATTCCAAGGCCGGCGAGAATCGTTGCTAAAATTACGATTCCGATTCCGGGAGTACTTGGAGTTCCGATAGAAGCGCCCACCGTCGAAAAGAGTAAAAAGACGAGTTGTGTCGGACCCAAGTCGATCCCGTAATATTGAGCTAAGAAGATCGATGCGACTGCTTGATACAATGCGGTCCCGTCCATGTTTACGGTAGCGCCGACTGGAATGATAAATTCCGCGATATTCTTTTTTACTCCCAACCCTTCGGTCGCCGTTTGAATGGAAACCGGCATCACGGCTGCGGAACTTGAAGTAGAAAAAGCAAGTAATTGAAGGCTCGCTATCTTTTTGAAAAAATCAAACGGGTTTCTTCTCGCGACTAAAATGAGAATGATCGAATACATGACAAGGACTGAAATCAATCCGAGTAAAACTGTACTCATATACATTCCGAGCGTTAGAAGAAGTTCCACACCGATCGATGAGATTGCTTTCGCCATAAGACCGAAAACCGCAAATGGCGTTAGACTCATCGCCCAGTTGACAATTTTCATACTGATCTGGAAGATCGAATTGAGGATTTCCAAAATCGGCTTTGAAAGTTCTTTTGAAACCGAAAGAATCGCGATTCCAATCAGACAAGAAAAGACGATTACGTTTAACATTTCTCCCTGAGTAATAGAAAGAACGGGATTCCTTGGAAAAAAGGACATGAATAATTCGGGATATTTATCCAAACTCGGAATGCTGATCGGATTTGGAATTTTGGAACTCTGAAGATGACTCAATTGAATGGTCGATTTACCCGGTTCCAACCAGAGGGCTAAAAAGATTCCGATGCCGACGGCTGCAAATGTGGTCAAAATAAAATAAATTACGGTTCTGATTCCAAGTTTTTTAACATTCTCCAGATTTTCCGCGGAACAAATTCCGAGAATAATAGAAGAGAAGATCAACGGCACCATAATCATCTGTAAAAGGCTGATAAAGACAAGTCCGGGAATAACAAGCCACGAAGTAGTCAGTTGAGCAACATCTCTGCTTACGAGAGATAAATCGGATCCAAGTAAAATGCCCGCTAGAATTCCAGCCGCCATTCCGATCAGAATTTTTAGCCAAAGCTTTTCCTTTAAATGTCTGGAAATCTTGGTATTAAGGAAAGTAAGCTTTTCAAAAACGGCCATTAGGGAAAACTCTTTTGAATCGTTATTTTTTCTATTGATTTTTAGTTTTGGTATGAATTATTGAAACCGTTTTCGAGATTTTTGATTAAACCCGTACTTTTTTCGAACAAAATATAGAATTAAAAAGACGGACTGGAGATTATGGGATTAGATTTTCTGAGATCAGATTTGATTCTCTTCAACTATTATTCTTTTGGAAGTCTATTAGTAACATTTACGACTTTTTTCCTCGCGGTCTTCTTTATCAGTTTAAGAAGAAAGACTGTCGCAACCTATCATCTCGGAATCGCATTTTTTATCTTCGGATTTTTTGAGATCGGTTACTTTCTCGCGGCGTTTTACTATCATCCGATCGCGGCCTATCATCGCTGGTTGACCGGATGTTTGATTCTACCGGCGGTTACTCACTTCACACAGTTCTTTATCCGTTATCCGAGCAATTACAACAAGAAACTCGGAACCTGGGTGATGATCAGCCAACATATTCTAAGTTTTATTCTTGCGTGTATATTTATTTATCTTACGTACATCTCGGAAAAAATTTATCACTTCACGGCGCATCACTGGGATTTTAACGCACTCGCTTCCAGTCGTTATCTTGCGTTTATGATCGCATTCTATTGTGTCATCGCATTTATCATTGTTCCTATCTGGAGAATCATAACTGATAAAGATAAGAAACGTTTTGCGATATTCTTATTTGCCATTGGATTTATGATCGCTGCGTTCTATCCTAACATCGCGAACGTTTTGAGCCGAGACGGAGTGATGGAAAGATCTACGTATATGACTTCGAACGTAATCTTTTTTATCGCGGCATTTTCAGTCGTAGTCATCGTCTTTATCAACAACAGTACGGAACGAACCACTTTTATGGTAAAGATCGTGGGCATTACATTGTTCACGATTTGTTTGATTATGCAGGCGCTCGTTTATATTTCAAATCAAGATAAAGAATCGGAATACGATAGTCTCCATCTTGTAAACAGCGAACGAGTTTTAGAAAGCGGTCGTACAAACGACGAAGTTCAATACATTTTGAGTTACGATGAAAAGAGTGGGGAATTGGTCACGAGTGATTATGATCCAAAGTATGCTTTGGATCTCTCCCTCGTAAAAGTCGACTTGCAAAATACCCTGATCTACGAAGAGATCGCCGCTCTCAAAGAAGATAATTTTAGGGAGAATCTCAAAAGTATTTTAGATTCTTCGCCTGAATATTTTGCCGGTTATAAGGACTCGATTTTTAAATTTGTAAAAGAGAATTCTTCCTTAAAATCAAAGGATTTGAAAATAGCTATTTTAGCATTGGCCGAAAAACTCAATAAGGATGCGTTCGTAAATACGAACAAACTGCAAGGAATTCGTTCTGAATCTTTCTGCGAAGACGGCAAATCCTACTTGGAAAAAAACAAAGAACTGGAATCCTTTAAAAACGGAATTCTTAAAAACTTGGATGGATGTAAGTGGAAAGGTAAAGAAATTTCCGGAAAAGAACTCAAAGCAGAAATTCTAAAATACTTTAGCTATTTCAAACCTGCGGAAACAAGACACTATAGAAGAAGCGTCGACGGCCTGGGTCATCACGTCGCTTTTATGAAGTATCTTCCCGCAAAGAAGCAAGTCGTCGAACTCGGATTTTCATATAAGAAGTATCGCGAGTTTATGCATCCGACTTCGGTAAAACAAACGATCATTCTTTTGGTCGTGATCTTTGTCGTCTTGGTATTGTTCCCGCTGTTCTTCAAGAGCAGTCTTGTGAATCCTCTGAACAGTTTACTTTCCGGAGTGGAGAAGGTAAACAAAGGGGATCTTGACGTTCAAGTTCCAGTCAAGGTTCGAGATGAGATCGGATTCTTGGCGGATTCTTTTAACTCGATGGTTTCTTCCATCAAACAGGCCCGAAGAGAACTCCAGGATTACGCCGAAAACCTCGAAGAAAAAGTAAAAGAAAGGACTCAGGAAGTTCAGGAGAAAATGGAGGAAGTCCAAAGGCTGAAAGTTCAGCAGGACGGGGATTATTTCCTCACTTCTCTTTTGGCGA
This is a stretch of genomic DNA from Leptospira tipperaryensis. It encodes these proteins:
- a CDS encoding dicarboxylate/amino acid:cation symporter, with the protein product MAVFEKLTFLNTKISRHLKEKLWLKILIGMAAGILAGILLGSDLSLVSRDVAQLTTSWLVIPGLVFISLLQMIMVPLIFSSIILGICSAENLENVKKLGIRTVIYFILTTFAAVGIGIFLALWLEPGKSTIQLSHLQSSKIPNPISIPSLDKYPELFMSFFPRNPVLSITQGEMLNVIVFSCLIGIAILSVSKELSKPILEILNSIFQISMKIVNWAMSLTPFAVFGLMAKAISSIGVELLLTLGMYMSTVLLGLISVLVMYSIILILVARRNPFDFFKKIASLQLLAFSTSSSAAVMPVSIQTATEGLGVKKNIAEFIIPVGATVNMDGTALYQAVASIFLAQYYGIDLGPTQLVFLLFSTVGASIGTPSTPGIGIVILATILAGLGIPTEGIGIILGVDRFLDMCRTTINVTGDITASCVMDKLS
- a CDS encoding SpoIIE family protein phosphatase, with the protein product MGLDFLRSDLILFNYYSFGSLLVTFTTFFLAVFFISLRRKTVATYHLGIAFFIFGFFEIGYFLAAFYYHPIAAYHRWLTGCLILPAVTHFTQFFIRYPSNYNKKLGTWVMISQHILSFILACIFIYLTYISEKIYHFTAHHWDFNALASSRYLAFMIAFYCVIAFIIVPIWRIITDKDKKRFAIFLFAIGFMIAAFYPNIANVLSRDGVMERSTYMTSNVIFFIAAFSVVVIVFINNSTERTTFMVKIVGITLFTICLIMQALVYISNQDKESEYDSLHLVNSERVLESGRTNDEVQYILSYDEKSGELVTSDYDPKYALDLSLVKVDLQNTLIYEEIAALKEDNFRENLKSILDSSPEYFAGYKDSIFKFVKENSSLKSKDLKIAILALAEKLNKDAFVNTNKLQGIRSESFCEDGKSYLEKNKELESFKNGILKNLDGCKWKGKEISGKELKAEILKYFSYFKPAETRHYRRSVDGLGHHVAFMKYLPAKKQVVELGFSYKKYREFMHPTSVKQTIILLVVIFVVLVLFPLFFKSSLVNPLNSLLSGVEKVNKGDLDVQVPVKVRDEIGFLADSFNSMVSSIKQARRELQDYAENLEEKVKERTQEVQEKMEEVQRLKVQQDGDYFLTSLLAKPLFYNANKSKLVNTEFVLKQKKQFEFRGKHSDLGGDICVTGNLRLGTPDSYKRYTMAMNGDAMGKSMQGAGGALVMGVVMNSIMARSAANNRILDKTPVEWLSEVYQEIHSVFKSFNGSMVISATIFLIEEETGKCSYFNAEHPFTVLYRDGKASFLEEGLQLRKLGLDSEFDFQIRTFELKKGDVLILGSDGRDDIDLTPEETVRTINEDENLFLRNVEKGKGNLEDIEVEIRKYGELTDDLSMLKVEFQLEKKKDELDEMFTGGDRIEVALNPDAIYEDAKQLYKNGKVDQALELLKTGYTHDTANQKINKLLGLLSFKGKDYSTAIEVLDNYLKTDPGLHEYWFYLSIANKKVGKYDHALHASLKLKEIQPDNLSNLINLSDIYRLMDQFDLAEEVANQIMHLDPGNQNGERLLKLIERDRA